A single Candidatus Dormiibacterota bacterium DNA region contains:
- a CDS encoding sugar transferase, translating into MPRYGVFKRVLDVALATILLLLAAPLLLLLVVMVKTTSKGPAIYRQKRVGKNGRVFTLIKLRSMKFEPQTPIYICRSLADERLTGFGKLIRATHLDEIPQFINVIKGDMSLVGPRPHPVEKHKELSERIPSYGHRTAVRPGMTGLAKVRLPLLPDAEQATAFDMLYIKSTSLWLDIKIMALTVPIMLQGARRLWANEQPVFEAAT; encoded by the coding sequence ATGCCTCGTTACGGAGTTTTTAAGCGAGTACTGGACGTCGCGCTTGCCACAATCCTTTTACTGCTAGCGGCGCCTCTCTTGCTTCTTCTGGTGGTCATGGTAAAGACTACCTCCAAGGGGCCTGCCATTTACCGCCAAAAGCGAGTGGGAAAGAACGGAAGGGTATTCACCCTCATTAAACTGCGGTCCATGAAGTTTGAGCCTCAAACCCCGATTTACATTTGCCGCAGTTTGGCCGATGAGCGTTTGACCGGCTTTGGCAAGCTGATTCGCGCTACACACTTGGATGAGATTCCCCAATTCATTAACGTCATTAAGGGTGATATGAGCTTGGTGGGTCCTAGGCCGCATCCGGTAGAGAAGCACAAGGAGCTTTCAGAAAGAATACCCAGCTACGGTCACCGCACAGCGGTCCGTCCCGGAATGACAGGGCTAGCCAAGGTCAGATTGCCACTGCTTCCTGACGCGGAGCAGGCTACGGCATTTGATATGCTCTACATTAAGAGCACAAGCTTGTGGCTGGACATAAAGATCATGGCCTTGACCGTGCCAATCATGCTCCAAGGCGCAAGGAGGCTTTGGGCGAACGAGCAGCCGGTTTTTGAAGCGGCCACTTAA